In Streptomyces sp. ML-6, the genomic stretch ACTTCTGGATGTCGGGGTCGATCAGCCGCATCGGCCGCTCGCTCAGCAGCTGCATCGGCCGCAGCAACGGCGACACCGCCCGCTTGAACTCCAGTACCTCGCGCTTCAGTTGGTAGATCCGGCCCGCTTCCGAGCCGCGCGGGCTGCCCTTCGCCGGGGCGGAGAAGACCTCGATCTCCACCTCGTCGATGTCGTCCTGGACGGCCCCGGCCACCGCGATGTAGCCGTCGACGACGTGGTCGGCGATGGAGTGCAGCACCGCGGAGGGGCCCTTGGCGAGCAGCTCGGGGTCGTCCTGGAGCCGGTGGCGCAGCGCGCGCAGCGAGCCGTGCCCGCCGTGCCGCACGGTGATGACGAAGTCCCGGCCGGTGAAGCACATCACCTCGCCGGTCTCCACCACCTCGCTGCTGGCGGTGAGTTCGGCGTGCTCGACGTAGTGGATGGTCTTGAAGACGGTGAAGAGCGTGTCGTCGTACCGCTCCAGCTTCGGCCGCTGGTGGGCGTGGACGGCGTCCTCGACGGCGAGCGGGTGCAGTCCGAACTCCCGGGCGATGCCCGCGAATTCCTCCTCGGTGGGCTCGTGCAGACCGATCCAGGCGAAGCCGCCCTCGGCCCGCACCTCGAGCATCGCCTCGTGCGGGGTGCGGCAGGTGCCGTGCTCCAGGCGCCGGCCGTCGCGGTAGACCGCGCAGTCGACGACCGCGCTGGAGGCGGACGGGTCGCGGGTGGTGTCGTAGGCGTTGTGCAGGGCGTTGCTCTTGCGCAGGGACGGGCGCACGGCGGCGCGCAGGTCGCGGATCATCGACATGGCTGGCTCCTCTTCACGGAGGGCCGTCGTCGGGCACGCGGAACAACCCGGAATGGGGACGTGCGCTCACGTCCGCAAAGCGGGCGGCACCGCAGCGGCGCGATGACGGCGTTCGCTACAGACAGGCAAGAAAGGAGTGCTCTTCCGTCGTGCGCAATGCCATGGGCCTTGACCGAGAAGGCTTCAGATCACCGGGGGAAGGTGAGATGCGGAAGAGCGGTTGGTACTGCACGGTCGACTTCGATCCATGGCAGCCCCACCTCCTCCAGCCGGTCCCCCTTGGGGGATGACGTGTCGTCGGGGCTGAGAGCGACGCTTCTGCGTGCTGCCCCGACCAGCGGCCAAGACTATCAGCCGCCCGGCGGTCAATCCCTTACTTTGCCCGTTCCATACGCGTTCTATGCTCGCGGGATGGGAGAAATTCTTGCTCTGGTCGAGGCCCGGTTGCTGACGGCCCTCGGGGAACCGGACGCGCGCGCCGCAGTGACGTTTCTCGGCACGGACCGGATCGAGGTGCTCCGCTTCGTCGACGGCGATGTGGTGCGTTACGCCACACTCGGCATGTCCGCCCAGCCGATGGCCGACCCGACCGCGGTCCTCGCCGACCCGGTGAAGGGGCCGCGCGCCGAGCTGGTCCTCTCCGTGCGCGCCGGGCTCGCCGACACCGACAAGGCGCTGCGCCCGCTCGCCGTGCTGGCGGCCTCCCCGCAGGTCGAGGGGGTGGTGGTGGCGCCGGGCGCCTCGCTGGACGTCGGCGAACCGTTGTGGCCGGGGGCGCCCTTCAGCTCCGTACTGGTCGCGGAGCCGGGCGGCCTGGTCGAGGACCTGGAGCTGGATGCGCCGATGGACCCGGTCATGTTCCTGCCGCTGCTGCCGATGACGCCCAACGAGGCCGCGTGGAAGCGGGTCCGGGGCGCGCAGGAACTCCAGGAGCGGTGGCTCTCGCACGGCACGGACCTGCGCGACCCGCTGCGCGGCTCGGTACCGCTGGACTGATCCCGGCCCCGGCGTCCCGGTCCCGGCGTCCCGGTCCCGGCGTCCCGGCCCTGGTCCCGATGTCCCGGCCCCGGACGTCCGGCGCGCGGGCGGGGCGGTACGGGACGGGCGGCGGCCCCGTGGCAGGACCGCGAAAAGGACAACGGGACGGGTGGCGGCTCAGTCGGCGAAGGCCGCGCCCCCGTCCTCGGCGGCGTGCTTCGGCCCCAGCGCCTCCGCCTCGTGGGTCAGCGCCGAGCGCCGGGCCCACACGACGAGCGCGCCGGCCACGGCCGCGACCGCCGCGACCACGAACGGGACGTGGATGTCGCTCCACTCCTCGATCTTCGGGGCGAGGTACGGGGCGGCGGCAGCGGCGAACCAGCGGACGAAGTTGTACCCCGCGCTCGCCACCGGCCGCGGCGCGTCCGAGACGCCGAGCGCCAGCTCCGTGTAGACGGTGTTGTTCATGCCGATGAAGGCGCCGGAGACGATCGTGCAGACGATGGCGGCGGTGTGGTCGCCGTACCCCAGGACCAGCAGGTCCACGGCGAGCAGCAGCAGCGAGGCGCCGAGCACCTTCAGCGAGCCGAAGCGTTCCTGGAGCCGCGGGGCGACGAGCACCGAGAAGACCGCGAGCAGCAGGCCCCAGGCGAAGAACACCGCGCCGGCCCGGTAGGGCGTCATGTCCAGCACGAACGGGGTGAACGCCAGGATCGTGAAGAACGCGTAGTTGTAGAAGAACGCCGAGGCCGCGACCGAGGCCAGACCACCGTGGCCGAGGGCCCTGATCGGGTCCAGCAGCGAGGTCTTCCGGGCGGGCCGGGGCTGCTCCTTCAGGAACGCGGTGATGCAGAGGAAGCCGATCGCCATCAGCGCGGCCGTGCCGAAGAACGGGTAGCGCCAGCTGGCGTCGCCGAGCAGCGCGCCGAGCAGCGGTCCGCACGCCATGCCGAGGCCGAGCGCCGACTCGTAGAGCAGGATCGCCGCCGCGCTGCCGCCGGCCGCCGCGCCGACGATCACGGCGAGTGAGGTCGACACGAAGAGGGCGTTGCCCAGTCCCCAGCCGGCCCGGAAGCCGACGAGTTCGCCGACGGACGTGGAGGTGCCGGAGAGCGCTGCGAAGACGACCACGAGCGCCAGCCCGGCCAGCAGCGTCCTGCGGCCGCCCAGGCGACTGGACACGAAGCCGGTGACGAGCATCGCCACGGCGGTGATCAGGAAGTACGAGGTGAAGAGGAGGGACACCTGGCTGGGCGTCGCCTCCAGCCCCTTGGCGATGGACGGGAGAATCGGGTCCACCAGGCCGATTCCCATGAACGCGACGACAGAGGCGCCCGCCGTGGCCCAGACGGCCTTCGGCTGGCGCAGGATGCTGCCCGCGCCCTGATCGAACGGATCCTCTCCCTGCATGGGTCTCCTCGCTCTCCACCAGGTCGGTGCAATGTGCACAGAATAAGTTAGATAGACTAATGAGTGCAAGTTACATCTAAATTTGCCGGTGAAGGGCGCACTACGGACGGGTGATCTTGCTTGACGCGGCGACGGTCCTGGAGGACCGTTGGTCGCTATGAGGGGCGAACCCAGTTGCCCGAAGTGCGGAGGCCGGGTCAGGGCGCCCGGTCTCTTCGCCGACACCTGGCAGTGCACCCTGCACGGCAGCGTGCAGCCACTGCAGCCGGTCGTTCCGCCCAGCGTGGAAGCGCTGGGCGCGGTGGTGCGCCGTGCTCAGGTGCCGGTGTGGATGCCCTGGCCGCTGCCGGTGGGCTGGCTGTTCACCGGGGTGGCGAGCGCGGGCGACGACCGCAGCGGCGGGCGCGCCACCGTCGTCGCCTGCTCCGGCCCCGGCCCCGTCGGCGGCATCGGCGAGCTGCTGCTGGTCACCGAGGAGCTCGGGCTCGGCCTCGGCGCGCGGTACGCCGGGATCGACGGCCCCGACCCCGCCCCGTACCTGGAGGTCGACGGCCCGCCCGACGTCAAGATGCTCGCGGCCGGCCGCCCCACCCCGCTCTGGCACGTCAGGGGTGCCCCCGAGGACCGCGCGGTCTTCGCGGGCGAGGCGCGCGGGCTCTGGCTCTGGGCGATCGTCTGGCCCGAGCAGTCGGGACTCCTGATGTACGACGAGCTGGTGCTCGCCGATCTGCGCGAGGCCGGGGGAGAGATGGACCTCGTGCCGTGCGGGGCGCTCACGCCGCGCCTGCTCGACACGCCCTGACGGCGGGCTGCCGCCGGAGTGCGCGCCGGGGCCCTCCCGGGTCCGGCCGGAGGGTGCCGGAGGGTGTTCGAACGCCGGTTATCCTTGAACGTCCCTCTTGTCCGGCCCCGAGCACTGGAGTACGCGTCGTGCGCATCGACCTGCACACCCACTCCACCGCTTCGGACGGCACGGACACCCCCGCCGAGCTGGTGCTGGGCGCCGCCGCCGCGGGGCTGGACGTCGTCGCGCTCACCGACCACGACACCGTGCGCGGCCACGCCGAGGCGGTCGCCGCCCTTCCCGAAGGGCTCACGCTCGTCACCGGCGCCGAGCTCTCCTGCCGGCTGGACGGGGTCGGCCTGCACCTGCTGGCGTACCTCTTCGACCCCGACGAGCCCGAGCTGGCCCGCGAACGCGAACTGGTCAGGGACGACCGGGTGCCGCGCGCCCGCACCATGGTGGGCAAGCTCCAGGAGCTGGGCGTACCGGTCGAGTGGGAGCGGGTCGCGAGCATCGCCGGGGACGGCTCGGTCGGCAGGCCGCACATCGCCACCGCGCTCGTCGAGCTGGGCGTCGTCGAGACCGTCTCCGACGCCTTCACGCCGCAGTGGCTCGCCGACGGCGGACGCGCCTACGCCGAGAAGCACGAACTCGACCCCTTCGACGCGATCCGGCTGGTCAAGGCCGCCGGGGGCGTCACCGTCTTCGCCCACCCGGCCGCCGTCAAGCGCGGCCGGGTGCTGCCCGAGTCGTCGATCGCCCGGCTCGCCGCCGCCGGCCTCGACGGCATCGAGGTCGACCACATGGACCACGACGGGCCGACCCGGGCCCGGCTGCGCGACCTCGCCCGTGAGCTGGGGCTGCTGACGACCGGGTCCAGCGACTACCACGGCAGCCGCAAGTCCGTCGGGCTCGGCGAGTACACCACCGACCCCGAGATCTACGGCGAGATCACCCGGCGCGCCACGGGAGCCTTCCCGGTGCCGGGCGCCGGCGGACTCCGCACCGCGTAACGGCGCACGCCCGGGGGCACGGCTCCGCCCGCCCCCGCACACCGTCGCCCGGTCCGCTTACACGTTTCATCCGCGCGCCCCCGGCTGCCCCCGCGGCCTCGCCGGTGCGCCCCTCCACCTCGTTTCTCTCCTCCCGCAAGGCTCACTGTGTTCGACGTCGCTGTCTTTGGATCCCTTTTTCTCACGCTTTTTGTGATTATGGATCCCCCGGGCATCACCCCGATCTTCCTCGCCCTCACCGCGGGCCGCCCCGCCAGGATGCAGCGCCGGATGGCGTTCCAGGCGGTCGCCGTCGCCTTCGGCGTGATCGCGGTCTTCGGTGTGCTCGGCCAGCAGATCCTCGACTACCTGCACGTCTCCGTACCCGCCCTGATGATCGCGGGCGGACTCCTCCTGCTGCTGATCGCGCTCGACCTGCTGACCGGCAAGACCGACGAGCCGACGCAGACCAAGGACGTCAACGTGGCGCTCGTACCGCTGGGCATGCCGCTGCTCGCCGGCCCCGGCGCGATCGTCTCGGTGATCCTGGCCGTGCAGCACGCCGACAGCGTGGGCGACCAGATCTCGGTCTGGTCGGCGATCGTCGCGATGCACGTCGTGCTCTGGCTGGCCATGCGCTACTCGCTGCTGATCATCCGGGTCATCAAGGACGGCGGGGTCGTGCTGGTGACCCGGCTCGCCGGGATGATGCTGTCCGCCATCGCCGTGCAGCAGATCATCAACGGCGTCACCCAGGTCATCCAGAACTCCTGACCGCCCGCCGGAACCACGGCGCCCCCGTACGGATCCTCCGTACGGGGGCGCTTCGTCTTTGTGCGGCGTGGAGCGTTACGAATGTGTGCGGCGTGGAGCGTTACGAAGCCGAGGTTTCGGCCGGGCGGATGTAGATGCGCTGGCCCACGGCTGCGGCCTGCTGCACGATCCGGTTGACGGAGGCGGCGTCCACGACGGTGCTGTCCACGGCGGTACCGTCGACATCGTCGAGTCGCATGATCTCG encodes the following:
- a CDS encoding PHP domain-containing protein yields the protein MRIDLHTHSTASDGTDTPAELVLGAAAAGLDVVALTDHDTVRGHAEAVAALPEGLTLVTGAELSCRLDGVGLHLLAYLFDPDEPELARERELVRDDRVPRARTMVGKLQELGVPVEWERVASIAGDGSVGRPHIATALVELGVVETVSDAFTPQWLADGGRAYAEKHELDPFDAIRLVKAAGGVTVFAHPAAVKRGRVLPESSIARLAAAGLDGIEVDHMDHDGPTRARLRDLARELGLLTTGSSDYHGSRKSVGLGEYTTDPEIYGEITRRATGAFPVPGAGGLRTA
- a CDS encoding MFS transporter, coding for MQGEDPFDQGAGSILRQPKAVWATAGASVVAFMGIGLVDPILPSIAKGLEATPSQVSLLFTSYFLITAVAMLVTGFVSSRLGGRRTLLAGLALVVVFAALSGTSTSVGELVGFRAGWGLGNALFVSTSLAVIVGAAAGGSAAAILLYESALGLGMACGPLLGALLGDASWRYPFFGTAALMAIGFLCITAFLKEQPRPARKTSLLDPIRALGHGGLASVAASAFFYNYAFFTILAFTPFVLDMTPYRAGAVFFAWGLLLAVFSVLVAPRLQERFGSLKVLGASLLLLAVDLLVLGYGDHTAAIVCTIVSGAFIGMNNTVYTELALGVSDAPRPVASAGYNFVRWFAAAAAPYLAPKIEEWSDIHVPFVVAAVAAVAGALVVWARRSALTHEAEALGPKHAAEDGGAAFAD
- a CDS encoding DUF6758 family protein translates to MRGEPSCPKCGGRVRAPGLFADTWQCTLHGSVQPLQPVVPPSVEALGAVVRRAQVPVWMPWPLPVGWLFTGVASAGDDRSGGRATVVACSGPGPVGGIGELLLVTEELGLGLGARYAGIDGPDPAPYLEVDGPPDVKMLAAGRPTPLWHVRGAPEDRAVFAGEARGLWLWAIVWPEQSGLLMYDELVLADLREAGGEMDLVPCGALTPRLLDTP
- a CDS encoding magnesium and cobalt transport protein CorA, with the translated sequence MSMIRDLRAAVRPSLRKSNALHNAYDTTRDPSASSAVVDCAVYRDGRRLEHGTCRTPHEAMLEVRAEGGFAWIGLHEPTEEEFAGIAREFGLHPLAVEDAVHAHQRPKLERYDDTLFTVFKTIHYVEHAELTASSEVVETGEVMCFTGRDFVITVRHGGHGSLRALRHRLQDDPELLAKGPSAVLHSIADHVVDGYIAVAGAVQDDIDEVEIEVFSAPAKGSPRGSEAGRIYQLKREVLEFKRAVSPLLRPMQLLSERPMRLIDPDIQKYFRDVADHLARVHEEVIGFDELLNSILQANLAQATVAQNEDMRKITSWAAIVAVPTMICGVYGMNFKHMPELGWRYGYPMVLGVIGVVCFSIHRTLKRNGWL
- a CDS encoding MarC family protein: MFDVAVFGSLFLTLFVIMDPPGITPIFLALTAGRPARMQRRMAFQAVAVAFGVIAVFGVLGQQILDYLHVSVPALMIAGGLLLLLIALDLLTGKTDEPTQTKDVNVALVPLGMPLLAGPGAIVSVILAVQHADSVGDQISVWSAIVAMHVVLWLAMRYSLLIIRVIKDGGVVLVTRLAGMMLSAIAVQQIINGVTQVIQNS
- a CDS encoding suppressor of fused domain protein — protein: MGEILALVEARLLTALGEPDARAAVTFLGTDRIEVLRFVDGDVVRYATLGMSAQPMADPTAVLADPVKGPRAELVLSVRAGLADTDKALRPLAVLAASPQVEGVVVAPGASLDVGEPLWPGAPFSSVLVAEPGGLVEDLELDAPMDPVMFLPLLPMTPNEAAWKRVRGAQELQERWLSHGTDLRDPLRGSVPLD